One genomic segment of Paenibacillus xylanexedens includes these proteins:
- a CDS encoding flagellar protein FliT, translating to MDKSSYLTQLQQLTSNIMDVLYEAEYEQLEAFVEERQVIINGLVEQFSLQPASVTEKIEIEQLLGNDNEIVARMNVLRLEAQDWLHKRGQAKTQRNAYESGYTPDSFLMDKKK from the coding sequence ATGGATAAATCGTCATATCTGACTCAGTTACAGCAACTGACAAGTAATATCATGGACGTGTTATATGAAGCTGAGTATGAGCAACTCGAAGCTTTTGTTGAAGAGCGCCAAGTGATTATTAATGGACTTGTGGAGCAGTTTTCTCTCCAGCCCGCAAGTGTAACTGAGAAGATAGAGATCGAACAGCTCTTGGGCAACGACAACGAAATTGTAGCACGTATGAATGTTCTGCGATTAGAAGCTCAGGACTGGTTGCATAAACGAGGACAAGCCAAAACACAGCGAAATGCTTATGAGTCAGGTTATACGCCAGATAGTTTTTTGATGGACAAAAAGAAATGA
- the fliS gene encoding flagellar export chaperone FliS translates to MITSPYDKYRQSSVQTSNPAQLVIMLYDGAIRFVKTAIDGLTQKDNEKTSLNLGKAQTIISELMSTLDRSYDISKSLHSLYEYTNYLLVEANIRKDVTKAEEAVGYLTDLRETWLQASKIAAGQEAPPVTTESAHG, encoded by the coding sequence TTGATTACATCTCCTTATGATAAATACCGTCAATCCTCAGTTCAGACTTCAAATCCGGCGCAATTGGTCATTATGTTGTATGATGGAGCAATTCGTTTTGTAAAGACAGCTATTGATGGGTTGACCCAGAAGGATAATGAGAAGACAAGTCTGAATTTAGGGAAAGCTCAGACCATCATTAGTGAATTGATGAGCACCTTGGACCGTTCATATGATATTTCCAAGAGTCTGCATTCATTATATGAATACACGAATTATCTTCTTGTGGAGGCAAACATTCGCAAAGATGTGACCAAAGCTGAAGAAGCAGTAGGATATTTAACGGATCTTCGTGAAACGTGGCTACAAGCTTCTAAGATTGCTGCAGGTCAGGAAGCGCCACCTGTCACTACTGAAAGTGCTCATGGATAA
- the secA gene encoding preprotein translocase subunit SecA gives MLGLVKKIFGDMNERDVKRLMKTVDVINKLEPQFQALSDEQLKGKTDEYRARIEKGETTDELLPEAFATVREASRRVLGKRHYDVQMLGGIALHEGRISEMKTGEGKTLVGTLPVYLNALMSKGVHVVTVNDYLAQRDSQEMGQIYEFMGMSVGVNLSGMDHALKQHAYACDITYGTNNEFGFDYLRDNMVLYKEQMVQRPLFFCIIDEVDSILVDEARTPLIISGQAQKSTDMYYAADRFVKRLVPEEDFTVDIKVKSVALTEAGVAKAEKAFGIENLYDHANVTLNHHIVQGLKANAIMRRDVDYVVSDEEVMIVDEFTGRLMSGRRYSDGLHQAIEAKEGIEVQNESMTLATITFQNYFRMYRKLAGMTGTAKTEEEEFKKIYGLEVLQIPTNRPNKRDDMADVVYKSIDGKFNAVVEEIVARHSKNQPILVGTVSIENSERLSDMLKRRGVKHQVLNAKYHAEEAEIISGAGQAGAVTIATNMAGRGTDIILGDGVAEVGGLHIIGTERHESRRIDNQLRGRAGRQGDPGSTQFYLSLGDELMRRFGADNVLNMMERLGFEEDQPIESRMITRAVESAQKRVEGNNFDVRKVVLQYDDVMNQQREIIYKQRREVLESENIKQIVMDMIKPSIERIVEAHCSDDIPENWELQEVADYMNSKLLDDGSITKDDLWGKEAEEIIEFLFTKVQNKYNAREERIGEEMVREFEKVVVLRAVDSKWMDHIDAMDQLRQGIHLRAYGGTDPLREYQFEGFEMFHQMIASIQEEVATYVMRAQIESNQERQAVVEESQISTSGEPAEKRPVKVSDQIGRNDPCPCGSGKKFKHCHGQE, from the coding sequence ATGCTAGGACTTGTCAAAAAGATCTTCGGCGACATGAATGAACGTGATGTTAAACGTCTGATGAAGACGGTCGATGTGATCAATAAACTGGAACCACAATTTCAGGCGTTGTCTGATGAACAACTGAAAGGTAAAACGGACGAATACCGTGCTCGTATTGAAAAGGGAGAAACAACAGATGAGCTTCTTCCAGAGGCATTTGCAACCGTACGTGAGGCTTCACGCCGTGTACTGGGCAAACGCCACTACGATGTACAGATGCTGGGCGGTATCGCTCTGCATGAAGGCCGTATTTCCGAGATGAAAACGGGTGAAGGTAAAACGCTGGTAGGAACACTTCCGGTATATCTGAACGCGTTGATGTCCAAAGGTGTTCACGTGGTCACGGTCAATGACTACTTGGCACAACGGGATAGCCAGGAAATGGGACAAATCTATGAGTTCATGGGCATGTCGGTAGGGGTTAACCTCAGCGGTATGGACCATGCGTTGAAACAACATGCATATGCATGTGATATTACGTACGGAACGAACAATGAGTTTGGTTTTGACTATCTGCGTGACAACATGGTGCTTTACAAAGAGCAAATGGTACAACGTCCATTGTTCTTCTGTATCATTGATGAAGTAGACTCCATCTTGGTCGATGAGGCGCGTACTCCACTCATTATCTCTGGACAAGCTCAGAAGTCGACGGATATGTACTATGCAGCAGATCGTTTTGTGAAACGTTTGGTGCCGGAAGAAGACTTTACGGTAGACATTAAGGTGAAATCCGTAGCGTTGACTGAGGCGGGCGTGGCAAAAGCAGAGAAAGCATTTGGTATCGAGAACTTGTATGATCATGCCAATGTAACTCTCAACCATCACATTGTACAGGGCTTGAAAGCAAATGCAATCATGCGTCGCGACGTGGATTATGTGGTGAGTGATGAAGAAGTTATGATCGTGGATGAATTTACAGGTCGTCTGATGTCCGGTCGTCGTTATAGTGATGGATTGCACCAGGCGATTGAAGCCAAAGAAGGCATTGAAGTACAAAACGAGAGCATGACGCTTGCTACGATTACCTTCCAGAACTATTTCCGGATGTACCGTAAACTTGCGGGTATGACGGGTACAGCGAAAACCGAGGAAGAAGAGTTTAAAAAAATCTACGGTCTCGAAGTACTGCAAATTCCAACCAACCGTCCGAACAAACGGGATGACATGGCAGATGTCGTGTACAAGAGCATCGATGGCAAGTTTAATGCCGTTGTAGAAGAGATCGTGGCACGCCACAGTAAGAATCAACCGATTCTGGTAGGTACAGTGTCCATTGAGAACTCTGAACGCCTGTCTGACATGCTTAAGCGCCGTGGTGTCAAACACCAGGTACTGAACGCCAAGTACCACGCGGAAGAAGCAGAGATCATCTCAGGAGCTGGTCAAGCGGGTGCAGTAACGATTGCAACCAATATGGCAGGACGGGGTACAGATATTATCTTGGGTGATGGTGTAGCTGAAGTAGGCGGCCTTCATATCATCGGTACAGAGCGTCACGAATCACGCCGGATTGATAATCAGCTACGTGGTCGTGCGGGACGTCAAGGTGACCCGGGTTCAACACAATTCTACCTGTCACTGGGTGATGAATTGATGAGACGTTTCGGTGCAGATAATGTATTGAACATGATGGAGCGCCTTGGTTTTGAAGAAGACCAACCGATCGAGAGCCGGATGATTACCCGTGCAGTAGAATCAGCGCAGAAGCGTGTTGAAGGTAACAACTTTGACGTGCGTAAAGTCGTTCTCCAATATGATGATGTAATGAACCAACAACGTGAAATTATATATAAACAGCGCCGCGAGGTACTGGAGTCCGAAAATATCAAACAGATCGTTATGGATATGATCAAACCTTCCATTGAACGTATCGTTGAAGCACATTGTAGTGACGATATCCCGGAAAACTGGGAGCTTCAGGAAGTTGCTGATTACATGAACAGCAAATTGCTGGACGATGGTTCCATAACTAAAGATGATCTGTGGGGTAAGGAAGCAGAAGAGATTATCGAGTTCCTGTTCACGAAAGTTCAGAACAAGTACAATGCACGTGAAGAGCGAATTGGCGAAGAGATGGTTCGTGAGTTCGAGAAAGTCGTTGTGCTCCGTGCAGTAGACAGCAAGTGGATGGATCATATTGATGCAATGGATCAATTGCGTCAAGGTATCCACCTTCGTGCCTACGGCGGTACAGATCCACTGCGTGAGTACCAGTTCGAAGGCTTCGAGATGTTCCATCAGATGATTGCTTCGATCCAAGAAGAAGTAGCGACTTATGTGATGAGAGCACAGATCGAAAGCAATCAGGAGCGTCAAGCGGTTGTTGAGGAAAGTCAGATCTCGACAAGCGGTGAACCTGCTGAGAAACGTCCAGTGAAGGTTTCTGACCAAATCGGACGTAACGATCCATGCCCATGCGGTAGTGGTAAGAAGTTCAAACACTGCCACGGTCAAGAGTAG
- a CDS encoding cold shock domain-containing protein: protein MQGKVKWFNAEKGYGFIETEDGGDVFVHFSAIQSEGFKTLEEGQSVEFDIVEGARGPQAANVIKL, encoded by the coding sequence ATGCAAGGTAAAGTAAAATGGTTCAACGCAGAAAAAGGTTACGGTTTCATTGAGACTGAAGACGGCGGCGACGTATTCGTACATTTCTCCGCAATTCAATCCGAAGGATTCAAAACTTTGGAAGAAGGTCAATCCGTAGAATTCGACATCGTCGAAGGCGCGCGTGGACCGCAAGCAGCTAACGTAATCAAATTATAA
- the hpf gene encoding ribosome hibernation-promoting factor, HPF/YfiA family, with the protein MNLSIRGQQIEVTDALKDYVDKKLSRLEKYFDAPLNSDGAVTLSTTRGLHTVEVTIPLKGIVLRAEDESDDMYASIDSVVDKLERQIRKHKTKINRKFRQEGSLKTLFVEDPTGTVATAELDADTDDDDFEVVRTKRFMLKPMDVEEAILQMNMVGHNFFVFSNIDSEEVSVVYKRNDGKYGLIEQG; encoded by the coding sequence ATGAATTTAAGTATTCGAGGTCAACAAATCGAGGTTACTGATGCTTTGAAGGATTATGTCGACAAAAAGTTGAGTAGACTCGAGAAGTATTTCGATGCACCCCTTAACTCTGACGGTGCTGTTACATTGAGCACGACGAGAGGTTTGCATACGGTAGAGGTGACGATCCCTTTGAAAGGCATTGTGCTCCGCGCCGAGGATGAGAGCGACGATATGTACGCATCCATTGACTCCGTGGTGGACAAGCTGGAACGTCAGATCCGCAAACACAAAACAAAAATTAACCGTAAGTTCCGCCAGGAAGGCAGCCTGAAAACACTCTTCGTTGAAGATCCAACAGGTACTGTAGCTACAGCTGAACTGGATGCGGACACGGATGACGATGATTTTGAAGTCGTACGTACGAAACGCTTTATGTTGAAACCAATGGACGTGGAAGAGGCCATCCTCCAAATGAACATGGTTGGTCACAATTTCTTCGTATTCTCCAACATTGACAGTGAAGAAGTTAGCGTAGTTTACAAACGGAACGATGGTAAGTACGGATTGATCGAACAAGGTTAA
- the fliD gene encoding flagellar filament capping protein FliD, whose translation MVTRINGFSGMDIESMVKSMMATKRVPLDKLNQEKQLLQWQRESYRELSSKLYDFGTNKLITKYGNSTALNANKATVTGNTDAVKAEASATASGVEMKVSVTQLAKSATESTSGLGQGVSSSTSLAALEGVDLSKMGSADMANYLQKGFDIKINGVSFTDKDGKSLFNGLTSISTLVSTINSNAQANAVATYDEITGKLSISSKTGGLDSKVTVETPTGGNSVLALFSKKTVIETNGAGSGVTDDKTLADLYKLSGGKDPEPGAPAKTYSFVLNGKTFSFNESDKISDVVDKINSGDAKATASFADGKLTIAAQSGEQLKMSGGSYEFMNLFKGINSYGDVAGQLTSTAGQDAIVNVNNQPLKDIKSNTFTLNGVQITLMDVTTKNGVDTPTIIKNQSDPDKALESIKSFIEDYNSLIKALNSKVEETKYRDFKPLTDEQKKELKETEINTWTEKAKSGLLKNDDIIKTVLSEMRQVITDKLGPLSALGITTGNYSENGKLVILDETKLKGMISANPQLALDLFQGPSNAPKEGLFDKLADKVSNAIEKVYQRAGTNRYTTDVTSAFRDENIMGRKMKDYNNRILTMQTNLKRTEDRYYKQFAAMEAAMNKMQTQSSSLFSSLGQS comes from the coding sequence GTTAAGAGTATGATGGCGACGAAGCGTGTGCCTTTAGATAAACTCAATCAGGAAAAGCAACTTCTGCAATGGCAACGGGAAAGCTATCGTGAATTGAGCAGTAAACTATATGATTTCGGAACGAATAAGTTAATTACAAAATATGGAAATTCTACGGCGTTGAATGCCAACAAAGCAACAGTCACGGGAAACACTGATGCGGTCAAAGCTGAAGCGTCAGCGACTGCTAGCGGAGTTGAAATGAAGGTAAGCGTCACTCAACTGGCTAAAAGTGCAACGGAGTCCACGTCTGGTCTAGGACAAGGAGTAAGCAGTTCTACGTCATTAGCTGCTTTGGAAGGTGTAGACTTATCCAAGATGGGTTCAGCAGATATGGCGAATTATCTCCAAAAAGGTTTTGATATTAAAATTAATGGTGTAAGTTTCACTGATAAAGACGGGAAATCTTTATTTAATGGGTTGACTTCTATCTCTACACTGGTGTCGACCATTAACTCCAATGCTCAGGCGAATGCAGTTGCAACTTATGATGAAATAACAGGTAAGTTGTCAATATCCTCCAAAACAGGAGGGCTGGATAGTAAGGTGACTGTGGAAACACCTACTGGAGGTAACTCGGTGTTGGCCCTCTTCTCTAAAAAAACGGTAATCGAAACCAATGGAGCAGGCTCAGGGGTTACCGATGATAAAACACTGGCTGACCTATACAAGCTGAGTGGTGGTAAAGATCCAGAGCCAGGTGCACCTGCAAAAACGTATAGTTTTGTGTTGAACGGAAAGACTTTTAGTTTCAATGAAAGTGATAAAATTTCCGATGTAGTAGACAAAATAAATTCCGGTGATGCGAAAGCTACCGCGAGTTTTGCTGACGGGAAACTAACCATCGCTGCTCAGTCCGGTGAGCAACTGAAGATGAGCGGTGGCTCCTATGAATTTATGAATTTGTTTAAAGGGATCAACTCTTATGGGGATGTTGCGGGTCAACTTACGTCTACAGCAGGCCAAGATGCGATAGTAAATGTAAACAATCAACCTCTAAAAGACATCAAGAGCAATACATTCACTCTTAATGGTGTACAGATTACCTTAATGGATGTAACGACGAAGAATGGAGTGGATACTCCGACCATTATCAAGAATCAAAGTGACCCAGATAAAGCGCTGGAATCCATCAAGAGCTTTATTGAAGATTACAACAGCCTTATTAAGGCTCTGAATTCAAAGGTTGAAGAGACGAAATATCGTGACTTTAAACCTCTGACAGATGAACAGAAGAAAGAATTGAAGGAAACTGAGATCAACACTTGGACCGAAAAGGCAAAAAGTGGTTTGCTAAAAAATGATGATATCATTAAAACAGTATTGTCCGAAATGCGTCAAGTGATCACGGATAAACTCGGTCCATTAAGTGCCTTGGGTATTACAACGGGTAACTATTCAGAGAATGGTAAGTTAGTTATATTGGATGAGACAAAGCTTAAAGGGATGATTAGTGCTAATCCACAGCTTGCATTGGATCTATTCCAGGGTCCATCCAACGCTCCTAAAGAAGGCTTGTTCGACAAATTGGCAGATAAGGTATCCAATGCGATCGAGAAAGTCTATCAACGTGCCGGGACCAACAGATATACAACAGATGTAACAAGCGCATTCCGTGATGAGAACATCATGGGTCGTAAAATGAAAGACTATAATAATCGAATTCTGACGATGCAAACGAACTTAAAAAGAACAGAAGACAGATACTATAAACAATTTGCTGCGATGGAAGCGGCAATGAACAAGATGCAAACACAGTCGTCCAGTCTCTTTTCCAGTTTAGGACAATCTTAA